A section of the Halopiger aswanensis genome encodes:
- a CDS encoding MnhB domain-containing protein, which yields MTTVIMRTTARAVVPIILVVAIALFVEGHNLPGGGFIGGVLTVTAFAVLYLAFGLDFLERGVLGRDVEPGKEPSRDRVVVAYRRIFEYGLAIAVGSGLAPLLFDLPFLSQTYWEFEGVPIYGTVEVASAMAFDFGVYCVVVGGLLTILSVVGAE from the coding sequence ATGACCACCGTCATCATGCGCACGACCGCGCGGGCGGTCGTCCCGATCATTCTGGTCGTCGCCATCGCGCTGTTCGTGGAGGGTCACAACCTCCCCGGCGGCGGCTTCATCGGGGGCGTGCTCACGGTGACGGCCTTCGCCGTGCTCTACCTCGCGTTCGGACTCGACTTCTTAGAGCGCGGCGTGCTCGGCCGCGACGTCGAACCCGGGAAGGAACCCTCGCGGGATCGGGTCGTCGTGGCCTACCGCCGGATCTTCGAGTACGGCCTCGCGATCGCCGTCGGCAGCGGGCTGGCGCCGCTGCTGTTCGATCTGCCCTTCCTCTCTCAGACCTACTGGGAGTTCGAGGGCGTGCCGATCTACGGCACCGTCGAGGTGGCGAGCGCGATGGCGTTCGACTTCGGCGTCTACTGCGTCGTCGTCGGTGGCCTGCTCACGATCCTCTCGGTGGTGGGAGCAGAATGA
- a CDS encoding sodium:proton antiporter produces MTAVVLAAVIGALFALGTFLLLRRDLIRVVWGLAIISQAANVYLLAMGGITEGTAETVPVLEGHGHEVHVPVGVADPLVQALVLTAIVIGFGMTAFALVLSYRVYEEHDTLDVSELGDRE; encoded by the coding sequence ATGACGGCCGTCGTCCTCGCCGCGGTGATCGGCGCGCTGTTCGCGCTCGGCACCTTCCTGCTGCTCCGGCGGGACCTGATCCGGGTCGTCTGGGGGCTGGCGATCATCAGCCAGGCCGCGAACGTCTACCTGCTGGCGATGGGCGGCATTACGGAGGGGACCGCCGAGACGGTGCCCGTCCTCGAGGGCCACGGCCACGAGGTCCACGTTCCGGTGGGCGTCGCGGACCCGCTCGTACAGGCGCTCGTGCTGACGGCCATCGTGATCGGCTTCGGCATGACTGCCTTCGCGCTGGTGCTCTCGTATCGGGTCTACGAGGAACACGATACGCTCGACGTCTCCGAACTGGGTGATCGCGAATGA
- a CDS encoding complex I subunit 5 family protein — translation MTVLGSVAPLAAVPVGTESQLVIAPMLIVLVAAVASLLLGRWPRARIGVSLAGGAAYAVAVAAIDWYIVLAPDAPGIATYQVGDWVAPVGITLVVDGLSAFMLTMVAVLGIASLVFSTRVLPEIDRRSYYFPLFHFLALGVTGAFLTGDLFNLFVWFEVMLMASYIFVAYYGGPQHTRAAFWYVSLNLLASAVFLLGVGGIYAVTGTLNMADLSRRLADSAAFGIEPEAALGLYALLLSVFAIKAGLVPFQFWIPTAYRAAPPQISALLAGATKKVGIYAIIRLSFTVFAGAPIAVDLSIPGTGVGIAGDSPLIFVGAALFVMAAASILVGGIGAVGRDSIEGVLAYSSIGQVGFIAIPVAIAATTASAELRHLAIVAALVYALNHTLAKGLLFLTVGAVRSATGTSRLADLGGLAERSPMLAIPFFIASLSLVGIPPLSGFFGKFLVFDSAARAEAASVIVLLLVGSLLTIAYATRVWNRSFWGDRTPAVENATTDGVQLAVLAVLAAAIVLVGVGFEPVYEFADAAATAAVDADAYVDAVDPADASDLELPDDGAGNGTESGGGH, via the coding sequence ATGACGGTGCTCGGATCAGTGGCGCCGCTCGCCGCAGTCCCGGTCGGCACCGAATCCCAACTGGTGATCGCCCCGATGCTGATCGTCCTCGTGGCGGCCGTCGCCAGCTTACTGCTCGGTCGCTGGCCCCGCGCCCGGATCGGCGTCAGCCTCGCGGGCGGGGCGGCCTACGCGGTCGCCGTCGCGGCGATCGACTGGTACATCGTCCTCGCGCCGGACGCACCCGGAATCGCGACCTATCAGGTCGGCGACTGGGTCGCCCCGGTCGGGATCACGCTCGTCGTCGACGGCCTGTCGGCGTTCATGCTGACGATGGTCGCCGTCCTGGGGATCGCGTCGCTCGTGTTTTCGACGCGGGTCCTCCCCGAAATCGACCGCCGGAGCTACTACTTTCCGCTCTTTCACTTTCTGGCGCTCGGCGTTACCGGCGCCTTCCTCACCGGCGACCTGTTCAACCTGTTCGTCTGGTTCGAGGTGATGCTGATGGCGAGTTACATCTTCGTCGCCTACTACGGCGGGCCCCAGCACACCCGCGCGGCCTTCTGGTACGTCTCGCTGAACCTGCTGGCCAGCGCCGTCTTCCTGCTCGGCGTCGGCGGCATCTACGCCGTGACCGGGACGCTCAACATGGCCGACCTCTCGAGGCGCCTCGCGGACTCCGCGGCCTTCGGCATCGAACCCGAGGCGGCACTCGGGCTCTACGCCCTGCTCCTGTCGGTGTTCGCCATCAAGGCCGGCCTCGTCCCCTTCCAGTTCTGGATTCCGACCGCCTACCGGGCCGCGCCGCCCCAGATCAGTGCGCTGTTGGCCGGCGCGACGAAGAAAGTCGGCATCTACGCGATCATTCGCCTGTCCTTTACGGTGTTCGCCGGTGCGCCGATCGCCGTGGATCTCTCGATTCCGGGCACCGGCGTCGGCATCGCCGGCGACTCGCCGCTCATCTTCGTCGGTGCCGCCCTCTTCGTCATGGCCGCCGCCAGCATCCTCGTCGGCGGGATCGGCGCCGTCGGCCGCGACTCTATCGAGGGCGTGCTCGCGTACTCGAGCATCGGGCAGGTCGGCTTCATCGCGATTCCGGTCGCGATCGCGGCCACCACCGCCAGCGCGGAGTTGCGCCACCTCGCGATCGTCGCCGCGCTAGTGTACGCGCTCAACCACACGCTGGCGAAGGGGCTCCTGTTCCTGACGGTCGGCGCGGTCCGCTCGGCGACCGGCACGAGTAGGCTGGCCGACCTCGGCGGACTGGCGGAGCGATCGCCGATGCTCGCGATCCCCTTCTTCATCGCCTCGCTCTCGCTCGTGGGCATCCCGCCGCTGTCGGGCTTCTTCGGGAAGTTCCTCGTCTTCGATTCGGCCGCTCGAGCCGAAGCCGCATCGGTGATCGTCCTCCTCCTGGTCGGCTCGTTGCTGACCATCGCGTACGCGACGCGGGTGTGGAACCGGAGCTTTTGGGGTGATCGAACGCCGGCGGTCGAGAACGCGACGACGGACGGGGTACAACTGGCCGTCCTGGCCGTCCTCGCCGCGGCGATCGTGCTGGTCGGCGTCGGCTTCGAACCCGTCTACGAGTTCGCCGACGCGGCCGCTACCGCCGCGGTCGACGCCGACGCGTACGTCGACGCCGTCGATCCGGCCGACGCAAGCGATCTCGAGTTGCCGGACGACGGCGCCGGTAACGGAACCGAAAGCGGAGGTGGACACTGA
- a CDS encoding Na+/H+ antiporter subunit E — protein MRVKTWPLAGAAFAVLWIFVRGIGLAPTALLGQFLEGLVVGLPIAFVFRRLYVERIDIGRGVHALPYAGLYLGAFIWELVRANLDMVYRVLAPGMPIEPEVILVPLRAETDVAITLLANSVTLTPGTVTLDYDAETNALYVHAVDGRDPEAIAAPIRTWEDYALEMFDEGASPEETPPDIVVSGGERNHNGAGADEDRNRGNPKSETDKSADRERRGVDDE, from the coding sequence ATGCGAGTCAAAACCTGGCCCCTCGCCGGCGCCGCCTTCGCCGTCCTGTGGATCTTCGTCCGCGGGATCGGGCTCGCGCCGACGGCGCTTTTGGGCCAGTTCCTCGAGGGACTGGTCGTCGGCCTGCCGATCGCGTTCGTCTTCCGCCGGCTGTACGTCGAGCGGATCGATATCGGCCGGGGCGTGCACGCGCTGCCGTACGCCGGACTCTACCTCGGAGCGTTCATCTGGGAACTCGTCCGTGCGAATCTGGACATGGTGTACCGGGTGCTCGCGCCGGGGATGCCGATCGAGCCCGAGGTGATCTTGGTGCCGCTGCGAGCCGAGACCGACGTCGCGATCACGCTGCTGGCCAACAGCGTCACCCTCACGCCCGGAACCGTTACGCTGGACTACGACGCGGAGACGAACGCGCTCTACGTCCACGCCGTCGACGGCCGCGACCCCGAGGCGATCGCCGCGCCGATTCGCACGTGGGAGGATTACGCCCTCGAGATGTTCGACGAAGGCGCCTCGCCCGAAGAGACGCCCCCCGATATCGTCGTTTCCGGCGGGGAACGGAACCACAACGGAGCCGGAGCGGACGAGGACCGCAATCGAGGAAACCCGAAGAGTGAAACCGACAAATCCGCGGACCGCGAACGACGAGGTGTCGACGATGAGTGA
- a CDS encoding monovalent cation/H+ antiporter complex subunit F, producing the protein MSEATDPALLETAISAALVIVSGLCVLCSYRVIRGPTNPDRVVALDAIATNVVAIAVLFALQTERGLFLTVSLVLAIIGFIATVAVAKFVTEGEVIE; encoded by the coding sequence ATGAGTGAGGCCACCGACCCGGCGCTGCTCGAGACCGCGATCAGCGCGGCGTTAGTGATCGTGAGCGGGCTCTGCGTGCTCTGTAGCTACCGGGTGATCCGCGGGCCGACGAACCCGGACCGTGTGGTCGCGCTCGACGCCATCGCGACGAACGTCGTCGCGATCGCAGTGTTGTTCGCGCTGCAGACGGAGCGGGGGCTCTTCCTGACCGTGAGCCTCGTGCTCGCGATCATCGGCTTCATCGCGACCGTCGCGGTCGCCAAGTTCGTCACCGAAGGGGAGGTGATCGAATGA
- the mnhG gene encoding monovalent cation/H(+) antiporter subunit G, with protein sequence MIHEIVILALIVVGVFFLTVGTIGLLRLPNVYNRMHATSKPTTLGTAAIFLAGFVEFGPGGEGLTALLGIAFLFLTVPTGAHMIARAAERIGIPFLGSVTWPDPSAVERGERSESRSGAGSGSGSGSETGSEVTDDD encoded by the coding sequence ATGATCCACGAGATCGTTATCCTCGCGCTGATCGTCGTCGGGGTCTTCTTCCTGACGGTCGGCACGATCGGCCTGCTGCGCCTGCCGAACGTCTACAATCGGATGCACGCCACGAGCAAGCCCACGACGCTCGGCACCGCCGCGATCTTTCTGGCCGGCTTCGTCGAGTTCGGTCCCGGCGGCGAGGGGCTGACCGCGCTACTTGGCATCGCCTTCCTCTTTCTGACCGTGCCCACCGGCGCGCACATGATCGCTCGCGCGGCCGAACGGATCGGCATCCCGTTCCTCGGGAGCGTTACGTGGCCGGATCCGTCGGCCGTCGAGCGCGGCGAGCGGTCCGAGTCTCGGTCCGGGGCTGGTTCCGGATCCGGATCCGGGTCCGAAACTGGATCGGAAGTAACCGACGACGACTGA
- a CDS encoding DHH family phosphoesterase: MGNCIICGTSVDGQICESHEEDAVFAFRGSSASQLSPGRYYRGTVDGYADFGVFVDVGDHVTGLLHRSELDQRLESLDWEPGDEVYVQVLDVRDNGNVDLGWSIRQREREFRGKLIDTGDSELLPEEFEDGTDSDADATDTQESQHESDQQSADVDAGELQTAADDTGPADEQPATAGATSGGGTVAAESATTSTAATDDAADAEPTTEDAPLKRTTIDAIDNQVGSVVRLEGEITGIRQTSGPTVFTLRDETGTVECAAFEEAGVRAYPDVEIDDVVALEGEVERHHGDLQVETETLEILDGEDREAVVDRLESAIEREARPAEIEFLADHDAVTAVEDELLDAATAIRRAVMEARPIVVRHGATADGYVAGAAIERAVLPLIREKHTREDAEYHYFERRPLDGRVYGMDAATDDVTSMLEARDRHGEQLPLIVLVDAGATEESVDGYELLSLYGADALVIDDSRADAEIADAVSVAATPSLAGVDVSDVTSTALAANVAAHVNGDVRDDLGHLPAVSYWENAPEAYLELATEAGYDETAISERREAVALEAYYQSYKDKRELVADLLFDDDGDLAAHVSEQFRAKLDTELETARENLTTEEVDGITVAVLDTSAFTHRYNFPTTTMLLDELHRRQRDEGPFVTLGVGDDELHVRATESLNVRDLGDAIAAAAPDAGVRVVGGQDGHIEFLPGERAAVRDAALEALDETLA, encoded by the coding sequence ATGGGTAACTGTATCATCTGCGGCACATCCGTCGACGGGCAGATCTGCGAGAGTCACGAGGAGGACGCGGTCTTCGCGTTCCGCGGCTCCTCGGCCTCGCAGCTCTCCCCCGGTCGCTACTACCGGGGCACCGTCGACGGCTACGCCGACTTCGGCGTCTTCGTCGACGTCGGGGATCACGTCACCGGCCTGTTGCACAGAAGCGAACTCGACCAACGACTCGAGAGTCTCGACTGGGAACCTGGCGACGAGGTCTACGTCCAGGTGCTCGACGTCCGGGACAACGGCAACGTCGACCTCGGCTGGTCGATCCGCCAGCGCGAACGCGAGTTCCGCGGGAAGCTGATCGACACGGGCGACTCGGAGCTTCTCCCCGAGGAGTTCGAGGACGGAACGGACTCGGACGCCGACGCTACCGACACCCAGGAGAGCCAACACGAAAGCGACCAGCAGTCGGCAGACGTCGACGCCGGCGAACTCCAGACCGCCGCCGACGACACCGGTCCGGCCGACGAACAGCCCGCCACCGCGGGCGCGACTTCCGGCGGCGGCACCGTCGCGGCCGAGAGCGCGACGACGTCGACCGCGGCCACCGACGACGCGGCCGACGCCGAGCCCACGACGGAGGACGCACCGCTCAAGCGCACGACGATCGACGCTATCGACAACCAGGTCGGCAGCGTCGTTCGCCTCGAGGGCGAAATCACCGGCATCCGCCAGACCAGCGGCCCCACGGTGTTCACGCTGCGCGACGAGACCGGCACCGTCGAGTGCGCCGCATTCGAGGAGGCCGGCGTTCGCGCCTACCCCGACGTCGAAATCGACGACGTCGTCGCCTTAGAGGGCGAAGTCGAGCGCCACCACGGCGACCTGCAGGTCGAAACCGAGACGCTCGAGATTCTCGACGGCGAGGACCGCGAGGCCGTCGTCGACCGCTTAGAGAGCGCGATCGAGCGCGAGGCCCGACCCGCTGAGATCGAGTTCCTCGCGGACCACGACGCCGTCACCGCCGTCGAGGACGAACTGCTCGACGCCGCGACCGCCATCCGCCGCGCGGTCATGGAGGCCCGACCGATCGTCGTCCGCCACGGCGCGACCGCCGACGGCTACGTCGCCGGCGCCGCCATCGAACGCGCCGTCCTCCCGCTGATCCGCGAGAAACACACTCGCGAAGACGCCGAGTACCACTACTTCGAGCGTCGTCCGCTCGACGGCCGCGTCTACGGCATGGACGCCGCCACCGACGACGTCACCTCGATGCTCGAGGCGCGCGACCGTCACGGCGAGCAACTGCCGCTGATCGTGCTCGTCGACGCCGGCGCGACCGAGGAGTCGGTCGACGGCTACGAACTGCTCAGCCTCTACGGCGCCGACGCGCTCGTCATCGACGACAGTCGCGCCGACGCGGAGATCGCCGACGCGGTCTCGGTCGCCGCGACGCCCTCGCTGGCGGGTGTCGACGTCTCGGACGTCACCTCGACGGCGCTGGCCGCGAACGTCGCCGCTCACGTCAACGGCGACGTCCGGGACGACCTCGGACACCTCCCCGCCGTCAGCTACTGGGAGAACGCCCCCGAGGCCTACCTCGAGCTCGCCACCGAGGCCGGCTACGACGAGACCGCCATCTCGGAGCGGCGGGAAGCCGTCGCGCTCGAGGCCTACTACCAATCCTACAAGGACAAGCGCGAACTCGTCGCCGACCTGCTGTTCGACGACGACGGCGACCTCGCGGCCCACGTCTCCGAGCAGTTCCGCGCGAAGCTCGACACCGAACTCGAGACGGCCCGCGAGAACCTCACGACGGAGGAAGTCGACGGGATCACCGTCGCCGTCCTCGACACGTCGGCGTTCACGCACCGGTACAACTTCCCGACGACGACGATGCTGCTGGACGAACTGCACCGCCGGCAGCGCGACGAGGGGCCGTTCGTGACGCTGGGCGTCGGCGACGACGAACTCCACGTCCGCGCGACCGAATCGCTGAACGTCCGCGACCTCGGCGACGCCATCGCTGCGGCCGCGCCCGACGCCGGCGTCCGCGTCGTCGGCGGCCAGGACGGTCACATCGAGTTCCTGCCCGGTGAACGGGCAGCCGTCCGCGACGCCGCGCTCGAGGCACTCGACGAGACGCTCGCGTAA
- a CDS encoding metal-dependent hydrolase: MELTWHGHSTWHVTVGDTELLIDPFFDNPKTDLEPSDVETPDYVLLTHGHADHISHAGEFSDATLVATPELVSYCEDEFGFEDAVGGMGMNLGGTVECGDAYVTMHRADHTNGIMTEYDVDAGMPTGFVISDTKPTQIADEESTTFYDAGDTALMTEMRDVIGPYLEPDAAAVPIGDHFTMGPQQAAIAVDWLDVDYALPQHYDTFPPIEQDPADFEREVEATGSDAEVQVLEADEPFELES; encoded by the coding sequence ATGGAACTCACCTGGCACGGCCACTCGACGTGGCACGTCACCGTTGGCGACACCGAGTTGCTGATCGACCCGTTCTTCGATAACCCGAAGACGGATCTCGAGCCGTCGGACGTCGAGACGCCCGATTACGTGCTGTTGACCCACGGCCACGCCGATCACATCTCCCACGCCGGGGAGTTCTCCGACGCGACGCTGGTCGCGACGCCCGAACTCGTCTCCTACTGCGAGGACGAGTTCGGCTTCGAGGACGCCGTCGGCGGGATGGGAATGAACCTCGGCGGCACCGTCGAGTGCGGCGACGCCTACGTCACGATGCACCGTGCCGACCACACCAACGGGATCATGACCGAGTACGACGTCGACGCCGGCATGCCGACCGGCTTCGTCATCTCCGATACGAAGCCCACGCAGATCGCCGACGAGGAGTCGACGACCTTCTACGACGCCGGCGACACCGCGCTCATGACCGAGATGCGCGACGTCATCGGTCCGTACTTGGAGCCCGACGCCGCCGCCGTGCCGATCGGCGACCACTTCACGATGGGGCCCCAGCAGGCCGCCATCGCCGTCGACTGGCTCGACGTCGACTACGCGCTCCCCCAGCACTACGACACCTTCCCGCCGATCGAGCAGGACCCCGCGGACTTCGAGCGCGAGGTCGAGGCGACCGGCAGCGACGCCGAGGTGCAGGTCCTCGAGGCCGACGAGCCGTTCGAACTCGAGTCCTGA
- a CDS encoding HAD family hydrolase, whose amino-acid sequence MSRIEAVSFDLDNTLLRYERSPGEVLRLAFETVGVDPLFSVDNYYDRYDEFAQQCDSMGELRSACFAALAAENGYERRLGRAVADAFRAERDQSNVELFPSVPDVLETLSRRYRLAVITNGAPDAQREKIDATGLERWIDTVVIAGHEIPPKPSPKPFERALRALDASSETAVHVGDSLETDVRGAAAAGLESVWVAADGDAGNDDPTYRVEGISELSPPPWTG is encoded by the coding sequence ATGAGCCGAATCGAGGCGGTCTCGTTCGACCTGGATAATACGCTGCTTCGATACGAACGCTCGCCGGGTGAGGTGCTTCGGCTCGCGTTCGAGACAGTCGGAGTCGACCCGCTGTTCTCCGTCGACAACTACTACGACCGGTACGACGAGTTCGCACAGCAGTGCGACTCGATGGGCGAGCTCCGGTCGGCGTGTTTCGCCGCGCTCGCCGCCGAGAACGGGTACGAGCGCCGCCTCGGACGGGCGGTTGCGGACGCGTTCCGCGCCGAACGCGACCAATCGAACGTCGAACTGTTCCCGTCGGTTCCGGACGTGCTGGAGACGCTCAGTCGGAGATATCGGTTGGCGGTGATCACGAACGGCGCGCCGGACGCACAGCGAGAGAAAATCGACGCCACCGGACTCGAGCGGTGGATCGACACGGTCGTTATCGCGGGCCACGAGATTCCACCGAAACCGTCGCCGAAGCCCTTCGAACGGGCGCTCCGGGCCCTCGACGCGTCTTCGGAGACGGCGGTTCACGTCGGCGACTCGCTCGAGACCGACGTGCGCGGCGCAGCTGCCGCCGGCCTCGAGTCGGTGTGGGTTGCCGCCGACGGCGATGCGGGAAACGACGATCCAACCTATCGCGTCGAGGGGATCAGTGAGTTATCGCCCCCTCCCTGGACGGGCTGA
- a CDS encoding OsmC family protein has protein sequence MAKQVTTVSEEGYSATNEIREFETTIDANGEDAPDTLEALLAAYGSCYVPALRVGGQQRGADDLGKIEIDITGELNDDDKLESIAFDIRVEEDVDDETGEEIIERAFELCKVHDALKDDLHAETSFEGGAV, from the coding sequence ATGGCGAAGCAAGTCACCACGGTATCCGAGGAGGGCTACAGCGCGACGAACGAGATCCGCGAGTTCGAGACGACAATCGACGCCAACGGCGAGGACGCACCCGACACGCTCGAGGCGCTGCTGGCCGCCTACGGCTCCTGTTACGTGCCCGCGCTCCGCGTCGGCGGGCAGCAGCGCGGCGCCGACGACCTCGGAAAGATCGAGATCGACATCACCGGCGAGCTCAACGACGACGACAAACTCGAGTCGATCGCCTTCGATATCCGCGTCGAGGAAGACGTCGACGACGAGACGGGCGAGGAGATCATCGAGCGCGCGTTCGAACTCTGTAAGGTCCACGACGCGCTAAAGGACGACCTCCACGCGGAGACGAGTTTCGAGGGCGGCGCCGTCTAA
- a CDS encoding ComEC/Rec2 family competence protein: MQRSVLVVAVGLTVILAGCAGGVDFGTSADSSADSSTVDAAGDLEIHHIDVGQADSTLIVTPANETILIDTGDWRDDGQAVIDYLEAQGIERIDHLVATHGHADHIGGHPAVIEHFEEHGEGVGAAYDAGVAHTSATYENYLDAIEEYDVDLFQVVAGDRLPLESASADGSNATLEATVLNPPEERPNDGVDENSVVLSLAYGEFTYLTTGDIERTTEQRLIDAHGDALAADAYQAGHHGSSTSSSDPFLDAVDPDVAVISSALDSQYGHPHDEVLESLAERDIETYWTGVHGDTVLTVDDGGTDLSVATEREGPTDAAALLERKHGADDERADSAAVSPIASDPLSPAIDVTPARTVG; this comes from the coding sequence GTGCAACGATCCGTCCTCGTCGTCGCTGTCGGACTCACGGTCATCCTCGCGGGTTGTGCCGGCGGTGTCGATTTCGGGACGTCCGCCGATTCCAGCGCAGACTCGTCCACGGTCGACGCCGCCGGCGACCTCGAGATTCACCACATCGACGTCGGCCAGGCCGACTCGACGCTGATCGTCACGCCGGCCAACGAGACGATTCTGATCGATACGGGCGACTGGCGCGACGACGGCCAGGCCGTCATCGACTACCTCGAGGCCCAGGGGATCGAGCGCATCGACCACCTGGTCGCGACCCACGGCCACGCGGACCACATCGGCGGCCACCCGGCCGTCATCGAGCACTTCGAGGAACACGGCGAGGGCGTCGGCGCGGCCTACGACGCCGGCGTCGCGCACACGAGCGCCACCTACGAGAACTACCTCGACGCGATCGAGGAATACGACGTCGACCTGTTCCAGGTCGTCGCGGGCGATCGATTGCCCCTCGAGAGTGCAAGCGCCGACGGAAGTAACGCGACGCTCGAGGCGACCGTCCTCAATCCGCCCGAGGAGCGCCCCAACGACGGCGTCGACGAGAACAGCGTCGTCCTCTCGCTCGCGTACGGCGAGTTTACCTACCTCACGACGGGCGACATCGAACGGACCACGGAACAGCGGTTGATCGACGCCCACGGCGACGCCCTCGCGGCCGACGCCTACCAGGCGGGCCACCACGGGTCGTCGACTTCATCGAGCGATCCCTTCTTGGACGCCGTCGATCCCGACGTCGCCGTCATCTCGAGCGCGCTCGACTCCCAGTACGGCCACCCGCACGACGAGGTGCTCGAGAGCCTCGCGGAGCGCGATATCGAGACCTACTGGACCGGCGTGCACGGCGATACGGTGCTCACGGTCGACGACGGCGGCACCGACCTGTCGGTGGCGACCGAACGCGAGGGGCCGACCGACGCGGCCGCGCTGCTCGAGCGGAAACACGGCGCGGACGACGAGAGGGCCGACAGCGCCGCGGTGTCCCCGATCGCGTCCGATCCGCTCTCACCCGCGATTGATGTGACTCCCGCGCGTACCGTGGGCTAA
- a CDS encoding DUF3006 family protein has translation MAVLLLEADGEVVDERTVPVDRLPEDGAHEGAVLEVVIADDEDETDSGTGTETEVETGTLLEITYEPEQERDRRDRAQDRFDRLSERLSDE, from the coding sequence CTGGCCGTCCTCCTGCTCGAGGCCGACGGCGAGGTCGTCGACGAGCGAACGGTCCCGGTCGATCGACTCCCGGAAGACGGAGCCCACGAGGGCGCCGTACTCGAGGTCGTGATTGCGGACGACGAGGACGAGACCGATAGCGGGACCGGGACCGAAACCGAAGTCGAGACCGGCACGCTGCTCGAGATCACGTACGAGCCGGAGCAGGAGCGGGATCGTCGAGACCGAGCGCAGGATCGGTTCGATCGACTCTCGGAGCGACTCTCGGACGAGTAG
- a CDS encoding gamma carbonic anhydrase family protein, which translates to MLRSFDGTTPQIADSAYVDEAAVVIGDVIVEADASVWPNTTLRGDHGQIVVGEGANVQDNAVLHEEAELEPSATVGHSAIVHDATVGERALVGMNATVLDGAHIGEGAVVAAGSVVTEGTEVPPSTLVAGAPAEPKTEVDDPRLEATADRYVDLARRHAESSERLD; encoded by the coding sequence ATGCTTCGTTCGTTCGACGGCACGACGCCACAGATCGCCGACTCCGCGTACGTCGACGAGGCCGCTGTGGTCATCGGCGACGTCATCGTCGAGGCCGACGCCAGCGTCTGGCCGAACACCACCCTCCGCGGCGACCACGGGCAGATCGTCGTCGGCGAGGGCGCGAACGTCCAGGACAACGCCGTTCTCCACGAGGAGGCCGAACTCGAGCCCTCCGCGACGGTCGGCCACAGCGCGATCGTTCACGACGCCACGGTCGGCGAGCGCGCGCTGGTCGGGATGAACGCGACCGTCCTCGACGGCGCCCACATCGGCGAGGGGGCCGTCGTCGCGGCCGGCAGCGTCGTCACCGAGGGAACCGAGGTCCCGCCGTCGACGTTAGTCGCCGGCGCGCCCGCCGAGCCGAAGACCGAAGTCGACGATCCGCGCCTCGAGGCGACCGCCGATCGGTACGTCGACCTCGCGAGGCGCCACGCCGAGTCGTCCGAACGGCTGGACTGA
- a CDS encoding DUF5799 family protein, with protein MSDADWTDRIVGARMTLDQEFSSRIAESRFSNQQWSLIMTATELEIEHADDPERARIVANTDKVDQIMPELENVDAGMGAMGGPGAGGGGGNAGGSSGGLVDSIKGALGLGGDGGGGHDAKREAAERLTQEYADELQSKLESNGKWDSIREIAAEN; from the coding sequence ATGAGCGACGCCGACTGGACCGACCGGATCGTCGGGGCGCGGATGACCCTCGATCAGGAGTTTTCCTCACGTATCGCCGAGTCGCGGTTCTCGAACCAGCAGTGGAGTCTGATCATGACCGCGACCGAACTCGAGATCGAACACGCCGACGACCCCGAGCGCGCCCGGATCGTCGCGAACACCGACAAAGTCGATCAGATCATGCCCGAACTCGAGAACGTGGATGCGGGGATGGGAGCGATGGGCGGGCCGGGTGCCGGCGGCGGTGGCGGTAACGCGGGCGGCTCGAGCGGCGGCCTCGTCGACTCCATCAAGGGCGCGCTCGGCCTCGGCGGCGACGGCGGAGGCGGGCACGATGCGAAACGCGAGGCAGCCGAACGGCTCACACAGGAGTACGCCGACGAACTTCAGTCGAAACTCGAGTCGAACGGCAAGTGGGACTCGATTCGAGAAATCGCCGCGGAAAACTGA
- a CDS encoding DUF7557 family protein has product MPTVELEEETIERLDELRIDDESYDELVNELINIYETSEYTLFRAGD; this is encoded by the coding sequence ATGCCCACCGTCGAACTCGAGGAAGAGACGATCGAGCGACTGGACGAACTGCGCATCGACGACGAGTCCTACGACGAACTGGTCAACGAACTCATCAACATCTACGAGACCAGCGAGTACACGCTCTTTCGCGCCGGCGACTGA